Proteins encoded within one genomic window of Granulicella pectinivorans:
- a CDS encoding zinc-binding alcohol dehydrogenase family protein — protein MKALSLLAAGDARITEVNEPTHLEGELLLKVEMVGLCGSDLNSFRGRNPLISYPRVLGHEIAATVLKGDSATPAGTRVTVSPYTSCGRCSSCRRGRENACQDNRTFGVQRDGAITERIVVPASKVFPSTLPLKQLCLVEPLTVGFHACARGRVTSQDCVAVFGCGGIGLGAISGAAFRGARTIAIDLDDAKLETARLAGATELIHSGRDDVSARLREITGGSGPDVVIEAIGLPETFRMAVEEVAFTGRVVYIGYAKEPVAYETRLFVQKELDILGSRNAQPQDFLDVITMLEAGTFPVEEAVTAVVSLDEAPSILSRWSENPAAYTKIMIQLG, from the coding sequence TTGAAAGCCCTATCCCTACTTGCCGCAGGCGACGCTCGCATCACTGAAGTGAATGAACCGACGCACCTCGAAGGCGAGCTGCTGCTCAAGGTCGAAATGGTTGGTCTGTGCGGAAGCGACCTCAACTCATTTCGCGGACGCAATCCGCTGATCAGCTACCCGCGCGTGCTCGGGCACGAGATCGCCGCGACCGTTCTTAAGGGTGACAGCGCTACCCCCGCCGGCACTCGCGTCACGGTATCGCCATACACAAGCTGCGGCCGCTGCTCTTCATGTCGTCGCGGTCGTGAGAACGCATGCCAGGACAATCGGACCTTTGGGGTGCAACGCGACGGTGCCATCACCGAGCGAATCGTGGTGCCCGCGAGCAAAGTGTTTCCTTCGACACTACCCCTCAAGCAGCTCTGCCTCGTGGAGCCGCTCACCGTTGGATTTCACGCCTGTGCTCGCGGTCGCGTCACAAGTCAAGACTGCGTCGCGGTCTTTGGCTGCGGCGGCATCGGCCTTGGAGCTATCTCCGGGGCAGCCTTCCGTGGAGCACGCACGATCGCCATTGATCTTGACGATGCAAAGCTGGAGACGGCGCGACTTGCTGGTGCAACGGAGCTTATCCATTCCGGTCGCGATGACGTCAGTGCCAGGCTGCGTGAGATTACCGGTGGGAGTGGACCCGACGTGGTCATCGAAGCGATCGGCCTGCCAGAGACCTTCCGCATGGCAGTGGAAGAGGTTGCATTCACTGGCCGCGTCGTCTACATCGGCTATGCCAAGGAGCCGGTAGCGTATGAGACGAGATTGTTTGTGCAGAAAGAGCTGGATATTCTAGGATCGCGAAACGCGCAGCCACAGGACTTTCTTGACGTCATCACGATGTTGGAGGCCGGCACGTTCCCGGTTGAGGAGGCGGTCACGGCGGTTGTATCTCTCGACGAAGCACCGAGCATCTTATCGAGGTGGTCAGAGAACCCTGCCGCCTACACAAAAATTATGATTCAACTCGGTTGA
- a CDS encoding aldo/keto reductase: protein MLYRSLGNTNLEVSAIGFGAAPLGDVFGAMTSAEASATVQHAVASGINFFDVSPYYGVTLAEERLGNALVGSRHQVLLATKCGRYGSSHFDFSAATVTRGLEDSLRRLKTDYVDFLQVHDVEFGPIEQIVHETLPALRHLQEAGKVRWIGVTGYWPGLLARILKQVPVDTVLNYCHSNLLMNDMDLELTPVAEQLGVALLNASPLHMGLLAGGSVAEWHPAPSPVRNAAAKIVSLCQTHGVRSATVALNHCLSHPAVATTLVGFRSVDQIDDALLALAEFHEPELMKEIRVIARPVMNSTWISGLAENQPGRHAAAEAPVGLQADARA from the coding sequence GTGCTGTATCGCTCGCTGGGAAACACGAACCTGGAAGTATCGGCTATCGGCTTTGGAGCCGCTCCCCTCGGTGATGTCTTCGGAGCGATGACATCCGCCGAAGCGTCGGCGACTGTGCAGCATGCGGTTGCGTCCGGCATCAATTTCTTCGATGTCTCTCCCTATTACGGTGTGACCCTTGCGGAAGAGCGCCTAGGGAATGCGCTGGTAGGTTCTCGGCACCAGGTACTTCTCGCCACGAAGTGCGGCCGTTATGGAAGCAGCCACTTCGATTTCTCCGCAGCGACCGTCACTCGTGGACTGGAAGATTCCTTGCGCAGACTTAAGACAGACTATGTCGACTTTTTGCAGGTTCACGATGTCGAATTTGGTCCAATCGAGCAGATCGTGCATGAGACATTGCCCGCACTCAGGCATCTCCAGGAAGCGGGTAAGGTCCGCTGGATTGGTGTGACAGGCTACTGGCCAGGGCTACTTGCACGCATCCTAAAGCAGGTCCCCGTCGACACTGTTCTCAACTACTGCCATAGCAATCTGCTCATGAACGATATGGATCTGGAACTGACCCCTGTCGCGGAACAACTCGGTGTGGCTCTTCTGAACGCGTCGCCACTCCACATGGGACTTCTGGCGGGTGGCAGCGTCGCTGAATGGCATCCCGCTCCATCTCCAGTGAGGAATGCCGCCGCTAAGATCGTCTCGCTCTGTCAGACCCATGGGGTGCGGTCTGCCACCGTTGCGTTGAACCATTGCTTATCTCATCCAGCAGTCGCCACCACCTTGGTCGGATTTCGAAGCGTCGATCAGATCGACGACGCGCTTCTCGCGCTGGCAGAGTTTCATGAGCCTGAGCTCATGAAGGAAATACGTGTTATCGCAAGACCGGTCATGAACTCTACCTGGATCTCCGGCCTTGCGGAAAATCAACCTGGAAGACATGCCGCCGCCGAGGCTCCCGTTGGGTTGCAGGCTGACGCAAGAGCATGA
- a CDS encoding alpha-L-fucosidase: MNHFLQIKGVFVKAFTRTAFLLCTTTLAWPSDVSSAQSAPANAAYQPNLTSLERHPLPQWYADAKLGVMVVWGIYSVPGWAPLVHKDHDFASQDFIKDDPYAEWYYNAMRVPGSPTEAYHREHFGANFGYYQFASQFEKESLKWQPEKMANQLKNAGVKYVVVTTKFHDGYMLWPTAVENPNQQGITSPRDITGELTAAVRKAGMRMGIYYSGGFDWTFDRGPVLTNPDYEAIKPQTVAYGDYAYSQMKELISLYHPAVLWNDIDWPKTGKPLQVIADYYNAVPDGVVDDRFGVAHADFQSPEYVNFHEIRSKKWEEVRGLGASFGYNRAEGEAETISPRELVHLLVDVVSKNGNLMLGVGPEADGSISPVQLARLQALGEWLKQNGEAIYGTKPWTRAEGDTGEALGLRFTQKDGNLYAILLDAPTTRSVLLHTVTARPDSQIFLLGDPNPISWKQEGADLRLQLPMTLPGKYAYSLRIAQP, encoded by the coding sequence TTGAATCATTTTTTGCAGATAAAAGGAGTTTTTGTGAAAGCGTTTACCCGAACAGCCTTCTTGCTATGTACGACGACACTGGCCTGGCCTTCAGATGTCTCAAGTGCTCAGTCTGCTCCAGCCAACGCAGCGTACCAACCCAACCTGACGTCGCTCGAACGACATCCTCTCCCGCAGTGGTACGCCGATGCGAAGCTCGGCGTCATGGTGGTCTGGGGCATCTATTCTGTGCCGGGATGGGCGCCGCTCGTTCATAAAGACCATGACTTTGCCTCTCAGGACTTCATCAAGGACGATCCATATGCAGAGTGGTACTACAACGCCATGCGAGTTCCCGGTTCCCCAACCGAGGCCTACCATCGCGAACACTTCGGGGCGAACTTCGGGTACTACCAATTCGCCTCGCAGTTTGAAAAGGAGAGTTTGAAATGGCAGCCCGAGAAGATGGCCAATCAGCTCAAGAACGCAGGGGTGAAGTATGTCGTTGTTACGACCAAGTTCCACGACGGCTACATGCTATGGCCGACCGCAGTTGAGAATCCAAACCAGCAGGGGATCACCTCCCCACGCGACATTACAGGTGAGTTGACTGCGGCGGTGCGAAAGGCGGGTATGCGCATGGGGATCTACTATTCAGGTGGTTTCGACTGGACCTTCGACCGCGGCCCAGTTCTGACTAATCCGGACTATGAGGCGATCAAGCCCCAGACGGTCGCGTATGGAGACTATGCCTATTCGCAGATGAAAGAGTTGATCTCGCTCTATCATCCCGCGGTGTTGTGGAACGACATCGATTGGCCAAAGACTGGCAAACCGCTTCAGGTGATCGCTGATTACTACAATGCGGTTCCGGACGGCGTGGTCGATGACCGATTCGGCGTCGCGCACGCTGACTTTCAATCCCCCGAGTACGTGAACTTCCATGAGATCCGTTCAAAAAAGTGGGAAGAGGTCCGTGGACTCGGAGCGTCCTTTGGATATAACCGCGCCGAAGGCGAGGCCGAAACCATCTCCCCCAGGGAGCTGGTGCACTTGCTGGTCGACGTTGTTAGCAAGAACGGCAACCTGATGCTCGGCGTTGGACCCGAGGCTGACGGCTCTATCTCGCCGGTGCAGTTGGCGCGTCTACAGGCCCTTGGAGAGTGGCTCAAGCAGAATGGCGAAGCTATCTATGGAACCAAGCCGTGGACCAGAGCGGAGGGAGACACCGGAGAGGCGCTTGGCTTGCGATTCACCCAAAAAGACGGCAACCTGTACGCCATTCTGCTGGATGCTCCCACGACGCGGAGCGTCTTGTTGCATACGGTAACGGCCAGGCCGGACTCGCAGATCTTTCTGCTCGGCGATCCGAATCCCATCTCATGGAAACAGGAGGGAGCTGATCTTAGGCTGCAGCTCCCCATGACCTTGCCAGGAAAATATGCGTACTCTCTTCGCATCGCGCAGCCATAA
- a CDS encoding TonB-dependent receptor, with product MLLFGFSPVFAQFDSGSVLGTVRDGDGNLEPKASVILINVATGSQRRVVSNGRGEYEFGSVKPGDYSLTAELAGFKTAKVPQFSVAVAARQRIDVHLELGAVSETVTVSAAQPMLETDTSDRGEVIGRQEIVNLPLNGRSYADLALLVPGVRKSVLENQTLSSRDSSFNVNGQRSELNNFILDGLDNNLYGTDNQGFSNQTIQPSPDALSEFKVMTSNYSAEYGRVTGAVINVTTRSGTSSFHGSAWEYVRNTSLNAIGPFLPPVNALTGQTQKPVYQQNQFGGTFGGPLKLPFLRNKQFFFLDYEGQRRVTKSLATATLPDANQRAGRFQTAVMNPYTGQIYPVDPATGFSQVPASQINPLATLVMAALPLPNLAAASNNYISLPRGSLADDKGDARYDGYFTPKLTGFFRFSERNVNIFDPPNIPGIAGGNSNSVVKIFDQQEAFGMTYAVSNNSLIDARIGISLIDGSKAPPFIGQPSLLAQAGIPNLPTDPRIVGPLNTQAVNNFSTFGRQTTSPNVQNPFVIDPKVNYSLLRGAHSLKFGYEYQRIAVAVDDFHPKYGNDVYSGAFSTPPAGQYAPTPAPSATYVNEDIALTDFFFGARSHYELNNTHVANIQQRLHQWYAQDDWRVNHKLTLNIGLRYELGTPMWEANNQLANFDPATSPSTGLLITASSGSIYNRALVNMQKNNFAPRVGFAYEPQAGTVLRGGYGISYTHFVREGGENLLVYNAPFTFDAQVNQRAPLVATNPQPLCTSINQNPASCFRTTMQGYANGFTDASNFNPLLAQPHYQPKNDPNGYAEAWHLTLQQQISANTLLEIAYVGVEGKHLPTLADYNEATPQPTTCLTNVNTCKTVQARRALQSFAGIEIAFGAGDSIYHALQAKIEHRYASGFYLLNAFTWSHATDNASGTLENNNGDTNFLTYTNPNYDRGRSGYDQPINNTTSLIYDLPFGRGRRFGANSGSILQTIVGNWQFTAIHTATSGLPVNLTYSAGGYKVGALASDAFALTAGAASSGTLYAQRPNIIGNPINSSSNWVKTASALNGYLNPASVTLPTDPSRPLGNAPRNATRSLGFSQLDLGLHKAFGLWREGTTLDFRAEAFNALNQVNYQAPDGTRTDGGYGAITSAYPARQLQFAAKLIF from the coding sequence ATGCTCCTCTTCGGCTTCTCCCCAGTGTTCGCCCAGTTCGATTCCGGAAGCGTGCTCGGCACGGTTCGGGATGGCGACGGAAACCTGGAACCGAAGGCGTCGGTCATCCTGATCAACGTCGCCACTGGCAGTCAGCGGCGGGTGGTTTCAAATGGCCGGGGTGAATATGAGTTCGGGTCGGTGAAGCCCGGAGACTATAGCCTCACGGCCGAACTTGCCGGTTTCAAGACGGCGAAGGTGCCGCAGTTCTCGGTTGCCGTCGCTGCCCGCCAAAGGATCGACGTCCATCTGGAACTGGGCGCGGTGAGCGAAACGGTTACCGTGAGCGCCGCGCAACCAATGCTTGAGACAGACACCAGCGATCGCGGCGAAGTCATCGGCCGACAGGAGATCGTAAACCTCCCGCTGAATGGCCGTTCTTACGCCGACCTGGCGCTGCTTGTACCGGGTGTCCGTAAATCCGTCCTGGAAAACCAAACCCTCTCCAGCCGTGACTCCTCTTTCAACGTGAATGGACAGCGGAGCGAACTGAACAATTTCATCCTCGATGGTCTGGACAATAACCTCTACGGAACCGACAATCAGGGATTTTCGAACCAGACCATTCAACCTTCGCCCGATGCACTGAGTGAATTCAAGGTGATGACCAGCAACTACAGCGCGGAATACGGTCGCGTGACCGGAGCCGTCATCAATGTTACGACCCGAAGCGGCACGAGCAGCTTCCACGGAAGCGCATGGGAGTATGTGCGTAACACCTCCCTCAACGCGATCGGGCCTTTTCTGCCGCCCGTGAACGCACTGACCGGGCAGACCCAGAAACCTGTCTATCAGCAGAATCAGTTCGGTGGAACCTTCGGCGGACCACTCAAACTGCCTTTCCTTCGCAACAAGCAGTTCTTCTTCCTGGACTATGAGGGCCAGCGGCGCGTCACCAAGAGTCTGGCAACGGCGACGCTCCCTGATGCAAACCAGCGTGCTGGCCGTTTCCAAACGGCGGTCATGAACCCCTATACCGGCCAGATTTATCCGGTCGATCCGGCGACGGGCTTCTCTCAGGTTCCTGCCAGCCAGATCAATCCGCTGGCGACTCTGGTGATGGCAGCTTTGCCTTTGCCGAATCTGGCGGCGGCTTCGAACAACTACATCTCCCTGCCACGCGGGTCGCTTGCTGATGACAAAGGAGATGCTCGCTATGACGGGTACTTCACCCCGAAGCTGACCGGCTTCTTTCGCTTCAGCGAGCGCAACGTGAACATCTTCGATCCGCCGAACATCCCCGGGATCGCGGGCGGCAACTCGAACAGCGTCGTCAAGATCTTCGATCAGCAAGAGGCCTTCGGCATGACCTATGCGGTTAGCAACAACTCGTTGATCGATGCGCGTATCGGCATCAGCCTGATCGACGGAAGCAAAGCGCCTCCGTTCATCGGCCAGCCTAGCCTTCTTGCGCAGGCCGGTATCCCGAACCTTCCTACCGACCCCAGGATCGTGGGACCCTTGAACACGCAGGCCGTAAATAATTTCAGCACCTTCGGCCGCCAGACGACGAGCCCGAACGTGCAGAATCCCTTCGTTATCGATCCGAAGGTGAACTACTCGCTGCTGCGTGGTGCGCATAGTCTAAAGTTCGGCTATGAGTATCAGCGTATCGCGGTCGCCGTTGACGATTTTCATCCGAAGTACGGCAATGACGTTTACTCTGGCGCGTTCAGCACTCCCCCCGCGGGGCAATATGCTCCTACGCCCGCTCCAAGCGCAACCTATGTAAACGAAGATATCGCGCTGACGGACTTTTTCTTTGGAGCGCGCAGCCACTACGAGTTGAATAACACGCACGTCGCAAACATCCAGCAGAGGTTGCATCAGTGGTACGCGCAGGACGACTGGCGGGTCAATCATAAGCTCACCCTTAACATCGGTCTGCGTTACGAACTGGGCACGCCGATGTGGGAGGCAAACAACCAGCTTGCCAACTTCGATCCTGCCACCTCGCCGTCCACGGGGCTTCTGATCACTGCGTCGTCCGGATCGATCTACAACCGGGCTCTCGTCAACATGCAGAAGAACAACTTCGCACCCCGGGTTGGATTTGCCTACGAGCCGCAGGCGGGAACAGTTCTCCGCGGCGGTTATGGCATCAGCTATACCCACTTCGTGCGCGAAGGCGGCGAAAATCTTTTGGTCTACAACGCTCCCTTCACCTTCGATGCGCAGGTCAATCAGCGTGCTCCCCTCGTTGCTACGAACCCGCAGCCGCTATGCACGAGCATCAACCAGAACCCCGCGAGTTGTTTCCGGACGACGATGCAGGGCTACGCAAACGGCTTCACCGATGCCTCGAACTTCAATCCACTGCTCGCACAGCCTCACTACCAGCCGAAGAACGATCCGAACGGATATGCGGAGGCCTGGCACCTGACGCTGCAGCAGCAGATCAGCGCCAATACGCTGTTGGAGATTGCCTACGTCGGCGTCGAAGGCAAGCACCTGCCGACCTTGGCGGACTACAACGAAGCAACTCCCCAGCCAACGACGTGCCTGACCAACGTCAACACCTGCAAGACGGTGCAGGCGCGGCGCGCGCTGCAGAGCTTTGCCGGCATTGAGATTGCCTTTGGCGCAGGGGACAGTATCTATCACGCGCTTCAGGCGAAGATCGAGCATCGCTATGCCTCAGGCTTCTATCTCCTGAACGCCTTCACCTGGTCGCACGCGACGGACAATGCCTCGGGAACGCTTGAGAATAACAACGGCGATACGAACTTTCTCACCTATACCAATCCAAACTACGATCGTGGCCGCTCCGGATACGACCAGCCCATCAACAACACGACGTCGCTCATTTACGATCTCCCCTTCGGCCGCGGACGTCGCTTCGGCGCGAACTCCGGTTCGATCCTGCAGACCATCGTTGGTAACTGGCAGTTCACTGCCATCCATACCGCGACCAGTGGCCTGCCCGTCAACCTCACCTATTCGGCTGGCGGATACAAGGTGGGCGCCCTGGCTTCCGATGCATTTGCTCTGACCGCTGGTGCTGCCTCGTCGGGAACACTCTATGCCCAACGTCCGAACATCATTGGAAACCCCATCAATTCGTCGAGCAACTGGGTCAAGACGGCGTCGGCTCTGAACGGCTATCTCAACCCGGCCTCGGTAACCTTGCCTACCGATCCGAGCCGCCCGCTCGGAAACGCACCGCGCAACGCTACCCGCTCGCTTGGATTCTCGCAACTGGATCTCGGCCTTCACAAGGCATTCGGACTTTGGAGAGAGGGCACAACCCTCGACTTCCGCGCCGAAGCATTCAATGCATTGAACCAGGTGAACTACCAGGCACCGGATGGTACTCGAACCGACGGTGGCTACGGGGCAATCACCTCGGCGTATCCAGCTCGTCAGCTCCAGTTCGCCGCAAAGCTCATCTTCTAA